The DNA sequence GTTTTATTGCTTTATTAGGAATTATGATGtgaaaaaatgttataatattcTATCCTTTTGCAAACTTAATCATATTGCCATAGTCGTCGACGGGTAAcattaaactaaatatttattaatttatgctACATTAATGAATAAGTTTAACTCTGACAACTGATATTATGATGATGCACCAATACCAGATTTAATGAGTAAtggatttatttaattttcattgttttgtttcacttttattttcagAATATGGTGGAAggtttatttgtttatttgtattatatCAATGATTTATCACTCTTttggaatgaaaaaaaataataattgatattggTATGAATAATAACAAACGTGAATGGGAATAAAAAGTTGCTTTCtggacatttttttatttaaggagaaataatttttattttgagcactgAACGTTAATAATGTGAAGTAGTAAGATTTTTTACTGGACCTACATTTTCCGAACGGTAAAACTAATACTTCGCAGACTATATTTTTACCCTATAAAAGGTTTCTAACGAAAACTGAGAATAACGTTAGTTACTGGGTTTGTTTACTTGTGGCAGATTTTTGTTGAGGTTCACAAAGAATTAAGATGTAGCCGCGAAGATGATGAATATTAAGATCATTTGATGTGATGCATCCATCTTCAACTCAGCTGCTTCTAACGACATTCCTTTTTGTCggaattattttgtaatttgtatAGTATTTGTATTTGTAAGTCACTGTACATATAAGGCATTTCCTCTTGTAGTAAAGCGAGGAGATCCTTTCATTGAAAACGCTTAGTTTGGATTACATCTGTATTCAAGCTTCCGCTGAAGGCTTAAAAGATTAGCTTCGCGAATGTCAGAATACTTATTAGTTAGATAATGTtactctatttttaatttaatctaataacaTGCACAATTATACTGTTCAATATTTTGTTTCACTTGGATTGGACCATAACTGAATAGCCAGTGCTGGTGCGACCTATGTTTCAATGGCTAaggtttaataatattaattaattaattgattgaagTTCTTGCCACGGGCTACTTTTACAAAGTTGGGTTAACTTGCGATTGTCAAGTGAAACCACTGCAGGATCAAACGTTCAGAAAGAAAGAACAGTAGGTAGTCAATGTAGGATGGTCATAAACTAAAAACTTAGTAGGGTATCCTCGGTACCTAAATAAGTTTTAATGCAGCGAATGAGAAGAGTCATAGTATACAAACAAACGCAGATTTAAAGACACTTGTCCTTCGTACTTTACGACAGACTAAAATCAATCATTTGTATCAGAAAAAAATGTTCCTATGCGCTAGTTGGAGTTAAAAGAGAAACATATACACATCAGAACTTCACCAAAACTCTCGACAGGAACAGAATCCATCCTTAAAGTGGTGAAAACGGTTTGTATCTCGAACAATAATCTCCCTGCTAGTAAACTTGGACATAAGTTTCATAAAAATGTGGCAATCACCACAAATTCTGAGGTTTTTCATAATCCTAATTGGTATACCACTAGGCAAACACATCAATCCAAAGGTAATGGCAAGCTTCTCACTGTGGTGCCTCAAAAGCATCTGTTTCCTGCTCTCTTCCACATCGTGGAGATCATTATCGGTATCCACCTTATAATTTAGCTTCTTCAACTCTACCACTAAATCATCCAACTTGGCATAAATCTCATCCATTTGTGGATGGTTTCTCTCACCAACAGTAaatgaatgaattttatttctaatttcaatCCAACTTGTACCCCTCTCCTTCTTCAGATCATTCTCTCGAAGAAGCTTCCTCGCTCTTGCAACTTCGTCCCACTTTTTATTAGCTGCGTATACATTTGCTAGCAAGATGTGGTTTCCTGCATTATTAGGCTCCATTTCAAACAGATGCTTGGCTGCAATCTCAGCAAGCTCAATATTGCCATAAACTCTGCAAGAGGCTAAAAGTGAACCCCACATAGAAGAAGTTGCATAAAATGGCATTCTCTCTATCAATTCATAAGCCTTGTGAACGAGTCCTGCTCGACCGAGAATATCAACCATGCATGAGTAGTGAAGAACACTCGGTGAAAGTTTGTGCTGTCTGACCATGAGATCAAAATACTTCTGTCCTTCTTCATATAAACCCATATGACTGCATGCATTTAGTACTGATACATATGTTACTTCATCAGGAAAAAAGCCCCTTTGCtgcattttttcaaataagacCATAGCCTCGGGTGCATAAGCATGTCTAGCGAACCCAGAAATCATTGCATTCCATAAAACAATGCTCCGAACCTCCATCACACCTTGAAACACAAGATATGCTTCCCTTATGCAGCCACATTTGGCATACATGTCTATAAGGGAGGAAGAAACATATATGTTTGACCCAGATCCAGACTTGTGTGAAATGGCATGCAGTTGCTTCCCTTCAACCAAAGTTGCCAGGCCTGCACAAGCACTAACAGCTGATGATATCATAAAAGGGTCCTGCTCTAAACCCATCAACTGAGCATTGTGAAAAAGTAACAACGTCTCCTCATGAAACCCATTTTGCACATATCCAGCCATCATCGAACTCCATGTAACAGCATTCCTTTCAGGCATACTATCAAATATCTGACTTGCATATTTTATTGAAGAGCACTTGGCATAAACATGGAGCAAAGCAGTTCCAACAAAACAATTTGAATCTATAGCAGCCTTAATTGAAAAAGCGTGCAACTGCATGCACTCAAGAATAGCACATTTGAAGGCACACTTGCATAGAACACTGGATATGGTAAATTCATTGAATGGGGTTCCTTCTCTTTGCATTTGAATTAATAGAGTTAGAGCTTCCTCCTGATCCTCGTCATTCTGGGTAAGTGCTCCAATCATGGTATTCCATGAAACTAAGCTTTTCACTGGCATTTCATTGAATTTTTTGCGTGCACTATCAACTAAAGAACATTTAGAGTACAGGTTAATCAGCATATTTGATGTTAAGACATCCATTTCCCAGCCAACACGAATAATCTGAGCATGGCATGCTCTTCCTCCCACTGATGATCTTGTTTTTGCACATAACTGCAAAAGATAGTGCAAATTTGACATACGCTCCTCGTGAACAACATTTTCAACCATTGAGGGCTCCGATTTGCCCTCAGAAATAACTGATAATTTCCTAATATGGATTCCATAACAAGCACAAAATCTCTCACACCTTCTCAACGTTTTCATATCATTGTAGAGATCAAAGAAAAGTAACGTGCCTTCAGTATCCAAACCGGCCTTAGAAGCCAAACCAGTTTATTTGAAGGTGCATTTTAGCTGAAGAATATGAAGATTGGGTGAAACAAGAGGTAGCATGTCCAATCTTCATCTCACAAAAGGTGCTTGTTTGAGTTTAAATTGTAAACTTACGGTTGAAGATGCTCATTTTTCAAACTCAGTAGGCAAAAAGGACTCCATCTTCTTCCATTTTAAACTGAGTATCAAGACGCAATAGAGGTTGAACCTAGTTTACTGAAAACCACTTTTTGAGCTTAAGGGTCTTCCAACTGAAAAACCAAACATGGCCTACATTATTCAAAATAGAAGCATTGATGAACACATAAATCTCATACAGGTCGATCAACAATCTTATCAGTTATTTCAATTCCAGAACATGATTCATAGAAAGGATGACAATTGTTTCGGTTAAATTTAACATAGGATAGTCAAAATCAAACTTAGGCAAACGGTTCTCTAATCTAATCGTTAATTATGGCTAAAATTCAATCAGTAAATAGCAATTGAAATGCAGAAAGTATGATTAGTGGTGTGAGAAAGGAAAATAAGTGCTGGGAACAGTTACATACCTTTGTCTGTGAGAGATAACAAATTGAAAGCGAAGACAGGTACACCGTAGCAAAGGTGGACGCCACAGTCGGAGAACCACGCCCAACACACCCTAACCTGCTTTTCTCTTACATTAATCATATTGCTATTGCTACCTAGTATTTTGAAATTACTATACTaccaaattcataataaaaaataaaaagtaaaaattcaagaacaaaaatttcctttaatgaatattaatcttaagtaaatattttagcatataactatttcattttaaaatttaaacaaaatcatttaaattgtgattaataaaatataaaaaatgtactATCTgcctaaataaatatttacctCTATCAAATGTTTATATTTCTCATAAAGATGTCAAAATAGGTTTCAACCCGTAAACCAACCCAGCTTACCACGGATTCGAGCCGAGTTGGGttaagaaaaattcaacttttttaaaagtggattgaactcaacccggctcacttaatcCACGGGTTTAATGGGTTCGAGCCGAGTTGAGGGTGGtttgacccacttaacccaccaacatttttttacaatattttttttaatttttttaaataattatttactacttctaattatataggttcacaattttatatttttaaatgttagaatgttgctcaataatatttgaatagtttgaatgtttaattaatttgattgtcaagttataaactttgatattttcatctttaactataatctttatagtaaattactcaaacaACAtcttattaacaattttttctaaattaatatgacaaaaatgtgtagttttttatttatattttattgaataacatGACAAAACATGTGTAATATTAGTAtgttttcttgaactatatggatactttcttgaaaacaactcatcatatattggtggtgagcatgatgaaaacattggttcttgattttattgtGATCGTCATCGCATggattgtttaaaaattatttaaatatttaaatacttaaaaataaatacataaataatttttttatgtaagttGGTGAGCCATCCCAGTTAACCTACAAACCCGTGGTAGGTTGAGTCGGGTTGCAAAATTTCTGACTCACCATAAACTGAGTTGGATTggattcactcattttcaacatGGCTCGTGGTGAACCAACCTGTGTGAGCCGGATTAGTTCACTTTGACATTCGGGTTGGCTCACCCAATTAAGAAGTGAATTAGATTTCTAAGCgttgtttttttaatcaatttccGTACTGGTTCAATAAGTAACTATTTTGGGTTATCAAACTTAccattaattttgtttcttaaatgATTATTAATGAGTGCATAGTTTACAATGTATTAATTAAAccgataaattttgttaaaatacataaaatggTAGTTTgctatatttttgtaaaattaaggGGTGAATGGAGAGAAAAGGAAGTTAGAAATAGCAGGTCGCTTTAGGCCCTATGGTAGGTTTGGGCCCTTATTACCGAAATTTGAATCAAGTCCAAACTTTGATGTGGATCAATTCTTAAAGCCCAAAAGAATATGTATATCCATTAAACAGTTTGCTCCTGTTTTTCCATACCAGAAGCAAACATCAGTAATATGGCGGCTAAACAGTGTGTTGAGATATGCTTTGAGaatgttttttctctttttgtataGTTATTTGCACAAACAGTGACATTGTTGTTGCTACATCCATAAACTATAGGAAaagaaatcaaacaaaaatcCATTCTAAATCGGGTATGTACCCGAAAAACTTTTTATCACACCTCACCATTGACATTCTCCATTTCTTGTATTTGATTAAGAACGACAAAAATAATCAACTACTAAGGTTGCccaattattcaaatattttatgcaCTCATTGGATATACGACACGATAGCTTCATAATTTGTTGAGAAAGTGACAAACGGAAACAggaaaaagaggaaaaataagatgcagaaaatgaaaatggagtGTGGTGTGTGGACCTCACACAGAGTTGAGTTGAGTAGACAACTGAACCAACCCATCTTGTGTCAGTGATCCAAACTCTTTAACTCTCTGATCACTCATACCAATTCTCAcactcatcatcatcatcacaacTTGCTTTCAATTCAATTCAGAAAGTCTTTTCAGATCATCCACCATATCTTAACTAACCAAAAGCTGAaccaaagaaacaaaacaaatacgAGATACCAACCCATCATAACaacaacaagaagaagaagatccCTTTTTCTATACATATACTTCTTTTCGCGATGTACTTTACAGAAAGGCAAAAGAAGCAATAGAGAGAGACACATAGGGTGCAAGTTGAGGTGagaaatgaatatataaatgtataaacatGAAGAGTGAGTTAATTCCCTGATTGGTTTTCTGATAAGATCTTTTGATCTGGTCCTACTATTTGACAACTTTGTCTTCACATGTTGCATGAGGgcagaaagaaaagagaaaaagaaagaaaaggacttgaaaaattattacaagtAGAAAGAGTAAGGGGAATCAACACAAAATGCTGCACTTTGAATTCTTTTTCCGAGACCCAAATCAAATCACTTGAAGTTGACACATTACGTTAAGTAGAATGTGAAAGTTAAGCATAGAAAAACAGTGAGGTAAAGTGAGTGTTGTGATGGACAGACAATAGGATATCcgatgaaattataaaatacgaTAATGTTTGCTTTTCATATGTTCATTACGAAACTGACTTTCGGCGTTGAACTTTGTCCTTTTGACATTAGAAATTAGAATCCAAGTAGTGGTAGGATTGAGAATAATCCATGTCCATTTGTTGACTGTTTCGTGTGCTGCTTTCACTTCTTTGAGCACTGTTAAacctaaatttatatatatataagcatcgATCTTATCTCTcacacacactcacaccaaAGATACTCGACAAAGAATGATGAGAAACATTAAGTCAAGGATGCTGACTCGAGTAAAGTCCTCTTATACATGTCGCTTTACCAGAAAAAGGTTTTACTGTTTGATTAAAGTCACAACTTGGATTGAAAATTCTCGgaacaaaaaaacaaagacTCTTTACATACGATAGCTTTCAGTTAGTAGTCTTCACATCAGATAAAAAAGTTGTTTGCTCTTTTCCAATTGCATGCAACATCAATGGAATATTGATGTGGATTAGTCTTTGGGTATTAGAATTGTCCTCTATTCTTTTGATGTAGTTTCATTTGAATCTTTTTCAACTTTGGTCCTTTTCATGGTCGAAGTTACACTCGGATGGAACAGCAGACATGAACGAagcttcaaaataaaataaaattgttctgATCCCAAGTCCGTCAAGTGATATAGTTTAAGATTAAGTACCGGAGTTTGAAATTCTATCCCAGTTTTatccttaaaaaatatttttgaatgtaTTTAAACTGTCTTTGATCTCGACTTCTAAACGATGTGAGACTATTGGATATATacgaacaaaaataaaagaagatgcACCGGCCAAGACACATAGATGGGACCATGGAAAGGGAAACTGGGAATGGGGGAGAAGGGAAAAGTAATTAGGaggaaaagaagaataaaaaggGACAGGGCAACATAGAGGAAAATAAAAGGTGGATGAGACAAAGATGGTTGAATTAggacagaaaagaaaaacatggtGGCAACATATTGGCCCATAAAATTTTGTCGATTTGCTTATTTTGTCAATTAGAGAGAGCACTATGATCCAACCCAACCAGCAAAGTTAGATAAGGCGTGGGCGTGATGATTTAGGAAGATTTCTGCTACACTTTTTCTgcattactatttttaattaaactctTATATACCTCAAATTTGATTGCTTCTCTCTGAAACTTAACATTTGAATGGATTGTGAAGAAGAAACAATATATAAGTTGGTATTTGTAAAGTTATTCTCTAGGCggtaataaattaaattgatggTGCATGCATGTGGAATAATTGGAGTTAGGAAATGTAGTGGATGTTTTGATGAAGGAAGAAGGAGGAGCCAATGGATCATGTTGTTAATGATATGCATCTCTCATTCAACTTCCTTCTTTATTCtgataattctaaaagattCTGATTTATGGCGCAGACTCGTTtagtttatttgaaaaataagtcACATATGATTAGGAAAGCAGAAAGTTCAAAAATACTACAAATGTGTCCAAAACAGGATTTTGTCTATACTTTtggtttcttttgtttttgagtTCCATTATTTTATGCCTTCAGCTTCTTCTGCTAGTGCCTACACCGGTGGCATTCATTTTCAGGCATTCCTTTGTCCCGAGACTTCATGGTTGTTAAGATATGTAACCCGGTACTAAGTAGAATAACATAAGATATGTAATCCGATACCAAGTAGAATAACAGACCtgacaaataacaaattttgttaagatactctattatatgattataataCTATATTGTAATAAGTGATTTTAAGtaactcaattttacaaaattgagtTATAAGCTAaagtttatactattttatgtgaaaatttaaaaaaatgttttcatattCTTTCAAAACTAATATGAAAATGCATTAcaaaaatcttttatattttataggattttcttgtaaatttgttataaaattttgcaaagaatatttctttttgttattttttctatgaattttaattgataaataattctTTCATGAGGAATTACTTCcgacaaaattataaaatttgcaaatattttttacaaaattataaaatttgcaaatatttcttacaaaatctTCTATGAAAAAcgtttatacaaaatattttgcaaaaaaatggTAGAAGTcattattcataacaaaatttgcaagtattttcttaaaaaaagaattaaaaaaatattgacaaaaaatatgtatttttttagtagtgatataatattttaacatgaaaaaaaaatctaattaatttcttaattgacctaattaatttgatttgtatttttaaataaaaatatattatattatttaatataattaaagaaatgtaacattattgaaaaaaaaaacgaaatacATCAATcaaaagtaacaaaaataaagagagtagctAATGCAAGAGACATATGTTATTATGTCGTTTTctataatttaaagaaatggaaacaaaaaacTTTAACCCAAGATGCAAAATCTACCATGCATCTAACAAGAAAGTTGGATTTACCAATGTTTGATGTGGCCAACAAGATGTGACGGCACAGAATGAACATACTTtgcataataatatatattcttcTTTATCAAATTACAATTACAGCAAATTAATCCTCGGATTCttcatgttttttaattaattccaAAGTTTATGTTAATGATGAATGAATCAACACCAATTATTACATAGCAGCATTATAAACCCtcctcatcttcttcttttcagAGTGACATCAAGTCTACTTTGTGTCATGTTAATTACACTTTTACTTCTGAAATAGACCCATTAATTGTCATTACATAGAGTTAGCTTGCAAATAATCTTAAATGACATAGTTTAGTCTCAGAAGTAATcatacagaaaaaataaatataccttctataattattttattggttaaatatatttttcatcttaataatgttaatttgttttGGCTTTTATCTtggaaaaaagttattttagttgTATATTTTAGAACATAAAAtgaacgtttttttttttgcattccTATCATCATATCGATTAATTGCTTATATCTCTATCACATAATTACTATACCATATTACATTATTACATTCTATGGTGTATTTATGAGAGTTATATgtctaaatattaataaaatatttaaaaatataattaattttatatatgaaaacataattaatcatgtaattaataattattttgttattataataaaaaatactaattacaaataaatatatttatctctttctcagtttattattctcaatttaaagaattttaattctattattattattttttattttttttatttttcattttcctcgTCCAAACGAAATCATTAATGTTCCGCCAACggtattttatagaaaaataaatgtacatCTGTATACTGGAATTCTAGTAAATGtcataaataacaataaaggttacgaatagagagaataatatttaatgaaatgctagtaattttatcaatatgtttttatcataagttaaaatttattaaaactaaaaaaaaatcgtaaaaaacaataattagaaaagaaaggttccaaaattttataatttttcaataaattttagtttatggtTCAGCACATTTATTAACATTTTCGCTAATAGTTAGATATGTAACGAGTACTAGACACTTCTTGTTCACAAAATATTACACCCATAGTTTTTTTGTGACAGATAGATGTAATAAGAAAATCCAATTGAGTgcataaatattatgataaatgGAGTTTTTTAATCCATTTGCATTTTGGGGATAGAAGTCAGAGGAGAATTTACAAAAAGGGATGACAAGCTAAGGCAGTGTAACTATACAATTTGCCACTTCTACATTAGTTGCAACCTATTCTAACATTCTAACACATTTTAATATGTAATCCACATAATTCTCCCTCCCCCACATTTTTGTTCCCTTGTTCCAAGTGCTCCTCAACCATCCAAAAAGGTGGAACTCATCCTGacttcaaaatacaaaaacacatgataaataatatatatctatactTTGAAACTCTGGTCCTCAATTCCCTTCGAGTCCACGTGGATTTCAGCATTTTTTGCAGTCAAAGAAGCGTCTCCTTGAGCATCGAAGCTAGCGTGGACACTGTAAAAGACATAGAAAAGCACAGCCACAGCCGAAAAGAAGGCAAAACGAACATAGGATGGCCCATCGAGGGATCCCAACAGAAACACATTGAGAAAGATTGATATGGAGGGTATCCAGGGCATGAATGGGACACCCCAGAATTCTGGCTTTCGAACCTGAGGGACCATGCAATGGAAAAGTTGTAATATTGCAATCGCAATAATACCAGAGACACTCAGCATCCCTGCCTTCGCACCTCCTGTTGGTACAAATTTCCAAATAAGGGTGAACATCATTGCGGTAAATGAAAACGAGCACAGAAACGACAATGTAGGCCATGGATTGCTTGTCCCTGTAGCCACATAACGTCTGTAGATCACGGCATTTGCCACCATGTAAAACACAAACAGGGTTCCGATTGACACCAGATTCAGGAGGACATTAAGATCGGTGAAAAGGGCTATTGCCGCTGTGAAGATCCCTGAAAAGGAAATAATGTTCGGACATCAGATAAATAATATGCACAAATTAATCATGTTTTGGGGAGAGGAAAGGGAATTTTGGATAAGAGATAGTGAGAAGTCAAAACGCACCACAAAGCATAAAATCATGGAAATCAAACAATCCATCATTGAGGCTTAACTTTAAGTCGCTACATAAAGAGCTAAGGTCATGATCAGTCAATGATTCCAATCAAGAGGGAATATATTACTCATCTAATAGTGGGGGTCGAATCAATACAAACCACCAATATCTTCCATGCCAAATGCTTTATTATTCTTCCAATGGGAGTCACATACAGAAGCCTATTATTTTACTTGAGTGAGTGATTCACATCTTCCCATTCTAAGCCACACAGCAAAACAGCAAAAAACACAGTTGTCATAGTCCTTCCATCCATATCCAGTGAAGATACTGTTCATGGAACGCGTGATTTCAAGCTAATCTCTGTAAAGGAGGGGATAGGCACGCACATACCATACGGGGGGACCAGATATTACTATACAAAATATGGGAAACCACGTTATAGGCTCACACCGCTTCAGAACATGTGACACCCATATGGGAAAATCTTTTCTAATACCCACTGTTTTGGAGTACGTTACCCACTCTcactttcaaataaaaataatcatacaaAACCGAAAACTATGGGCGTTCTTTTCACCATTATCTATGTGTAGCGATACATCTGACACGTCTCCTGTGCTAATTTTCTTTCACAACTGTTACTCAGTAATTCCCACACGGTGCCAATTTACACACCAGTTGGGCACACAGCATTGACTTTTATTGATAATCAGAATGCGAAAAATCACACAACAACACCAACTGATCCTATCAATTAAGTAGATTCTaaatgtgtgtttgtgtttgaatTTGTTCTACACAACAAATGAAGACCACTCCACCAATTTTCTTCACCCGTTTTGCAGGGATTTTGCTAAGAACCACTCTTAATGACACGCAATCATTAATCGATAATAAAAAATCCACACACTTCAATGGTAGAGCAAATTAGTAAGAGATATAGATGAAGCTCATCTCAATCCCTTTCACTGTCAACGCGACAATGCTTCAAGAATCACTATAGCCATTCACATTACatcaatgaagaaaaaaaacac is a window from the Vigna unguiculata cultivar IT97K-499-35 chromosome 7, ASM411807v1, whole genome shotgun sequence genome containing:
- the LOC114190461 gene encoding pentatricopeptide repeat-containing protein At5g04780, mitochondrial, whose translation is MKTLRRCERFCACYGIHIRKLSVISEGKSEPSMVENVVHEERMSNLHYLLQLCAKTRSSVGGRACHAQIIRVGWEMDVLTSNMLINLYSKCSLVDSARKKFNEMPVKSLVSWNTMIGALTQNDEDQEEALTLLIQMQREGTPFNEFTISSVLCKCAFKCAILECMQLHAFSIKAAIDSNCFVGTALLHVYAKCSSIKYASQIFDSMPERNAVTWSSMMAGYVQNGFHEETLLLFHNAQLMGLEQDPFMISSAVSACAGLATLVEGKQLHAISHKSGSGSNIYVSSSLIDMYAKCGCIREAYLVFQGVMEVRSIVLWNAMISGFARHAYAPEAMVLFEKMQQRGFFPDEVTYVSVLNACSHMGLYEEGQKYFDLMVRQHKLSPSVLHYSCMVDILGRAGLVHKAYELIERMPFYATSSMWGSLLASCRVYGNIELAEIAAKHLFEMEPNNAGNHILLANVYAANKKWDEVARARKLLRENDLKKERGTSWIEIRNKIHSFTVGERNHPQMDEIYAKLDDLVVELKKLNYKVDTDNDLHDVEESRKQMLLRHHSEKLAITFGLMCLPSGIPIRIMKNLRICGDCHIFMKLMSKFTSREIIVRDTNRFHHFKDGFCSCREFW